In Synechococcus sp. Nb3U1, one DNA window encodes the following:
- the rpmB gene encoding 50S ribosomal protein L28: MARRCQLTDKKRNNAFSISHSHRRTKRLQEVNLQWKRIWWEEGNRFVRLRLSTKALKTLKAKGIGAMAREAGINLNQF, from the coding sequence ATGGCGCGTCGCTGCCAACTGACTGATAAGAAGCGCAACAACGCTTTCTCCATCTCCCACTCCCACCGACGCACCAAGCGCCTGCAAGAGGTTAATTTGCAGTGGAAACGTATCTGGTGGGAAGAGGGTAACCGCTTTGTGCGCCTGCGCCTTTCCACCAAGGCTCTCAAAACCCTGAAAGCCAAAGGGATCGGGGCTATGGCCCGTGAAGCTGGGATCAATTTAAATCAGTTTTAG
- a CDS encoding dockerin type I domain-containing protein, with protein sequence MVMVSSLGRSLPLLLLGSLTWMVAVQAQPFQAGDLDGDGRLTVQDLNLLGAYLRGERGLTDDQIRAADVNQDGRITEADWQVLQQRIQVATDARTGHVQLDSAYSGQVVDRLTGQPLAGVEVAIPGAGISVRTDAQGRFRLPGAVPAEEILVARLENYLPYSQSTGGGQASGDQPLQVQLERWDPNTTFVLESNVIRLGDNQYSPESAAAGQFLAPAQGVDLTRSFTLQQMPPRPPILRIGSLIGLDTAEAYRAGQSRIPSADMSPMQVILNGVEVDQIRLGGDNLRISLPLNHLRLGLNTVTLRTGKTVIHPNIATRGPQVPISIPLLGGSLQISVPVGGSAGGRLGGAWVDYDDVQLANVTIEIPN encoded by the coding sequence ATGGTTATGGTTTCGTCTTTGGGCCGTTCACTTCCTCTACTCCTACTGGGATCCCTGACCTGGATGGTGGCTGTTCAGGCGCAACCCTTTCAGGCCGGGGATCTGGATGGGGATGGCCGCTTGACCGTGCAGGATCTGAACCTGTTGGGGGCCTATTTGCGCGGAGAACGGGGCTTAACAGACGACCAGATCCGAGCTGCTGATGTCAATCAAGATGGCCGCATCACAGAAGCCGATTGGCAGGTGTTGCAGCAGCGGATTCAGGTGGCGACGGATGCTCGCACGGGCCACGTGCAATTGGACTCTGCCTATTCCGGTCAGGTGGTGGATCGGCTAACGGGTCAACCCTTGGCAGGGGTAGAAGTCGCCATTCCCGGAGCTGGCATTTCGGTGCGAACGGATGCTCAGGGGCGTTTCCGCTTGCCTGGGGCAGTGCCTGCTGAAGAAATTTTGGTGGCCCGCCTGGAAAATTACTTGCCCTACTCCCAAAGTACCGGCGGCGGCCAAGCCAGTGGAGATCAACCTTTGCAGGTGCAGTTGGAGCGCTGGGATCCGAACACCACTTTTGTCTTGGAGTCCAACGTCATTCGTCTTGGGGACAACCAATATTCGCCGGAATCTGCCGCCGCCGGACAATTTTTGGCCCCAGCCCAAGGGGTGGATCTCACCCGTTCCTTTACGCTGCAGCAAATGCCCCCACGCCCGCCCATCCTACGGATTGGCTCGTTGATCGGGCTGGATACTGCCGAAGCCTATCGAGCTGGTCAATCGCGGATCCCTAGCGCCGATATGTCGCCGATGCAGGTGATCCTGAACGGAGTAGAGGTGGATCAGATTCGCTTAGGCGGGGATAACCTACGCATTTCCCTGCCTCTCAACCACCTACGCCTTGGCCTGAACACGGTTACCCTTCGCACCGGCAAAACGGTGATTCACCCCAATATAGCCACCCGCGGCCCGCAGGTACCGATCAGCATTCCCTTGCTGGGGGGATCCCTGCAAATCTCTGTACCCGTGGGGGGTAGCGCAGGCGGGAGGTTAGGGGGAGCTTGGGTGGACTATGACGATGTGCAGTTGGCCAATGTAACGATTGAGATTCCCAATTGA
- a CDS encoding photosystem I reaction center subunit VIII, whose amino-acid sequence MTGSYAAAYLPWIFIPIVCWLLPAVSMAVLFLYIERD is encoded by the coding sequence ATGACTGGTTCTTACGCTGCCGCCTATCTCCCCTGGATTTTCATTCCGATTGTCTGCTGGTTGTTGCCTGCTGTCAGCATGGCGGTTCTCTTTCTCTACATTGAGCGGGATTAG
- a CDS encoding photosystem I reaction center protein subunit XI, with amino-acid sequence MDYIRTFNDDPCEGHLSTPISDSPVTRLFINNLPINRPGLSPLLRGLEIGLAHGYFLVGPEIVVGPLRDYPEAANLGGLVTAMVIVLLGTACMSAYGSVSFGNKPETPGAEPLATARGWGDLTAGFFLGGMGGVFAAYFLLENFAGINAIFRGLVNG; translated from the coding sequence ATGGATTACATTCGCACCTTTAACGACGATCCCTGCGAGGGGCATCTTTCTACGCCCATTAGTGATTCTCCCGTAACCCGTCTGTTCATCAATAACCTCCCCATCAACCGGCCTGGACTGTCGCCGCTGTTGCGGGGGTTGGAGATTGGCTTGGCTCACGGTTACTTCTTAGTTGGCCCGGAAATTGTGGTTGGCCCGTTGCGTGACTACCCGGAGGCTGCCAATTTGGGTGGGTTGGTTACAGCAATGGTGATCGTGCTGCTGGGGACCGCCTGTATGTCGGCCTACGGCAGCGTTAGCTTTGGCAACAAGCCGGAAACTCCAGGGGCTGAGCCTCTGGCCACGGCGCGGGGCTGGGGAGATTTGACGGCAGGATTCTTCTTAGGGGGTATGGGCGGAGTTTTTGCAGCCTACTTCCTGCTGGAGAACTTTGCAGGTATCAATGCCATCTTCCGTGGCTTGGTCAATGGGTAG
- a CDS encoding photosystem II reaction center protein J: MTSQARIPLWIVAVIAGLGVLTVLGLFFYGSYVGVGSSL; encoded by the coding sequence ATGACCAGTCAGGCAAGGATACCTTTGTGGATAGTGGCGGTAATCGCCGGTTTGGGTGTGCTCACGGTGCTTGGGCTTTTCTTCTACGGCTCGTATGTGGGTGTGGGCTCAAGCCTGTAA
- a CDS encoding photosystem II reaction center protein L, producing the protein MADQPERNPNSQPVELNRTSLYLGLLLVFVVGLLFSSYFLN; encoded by the coding sequence ATGGCCGACCAACCTGAAAGAAATCCCAATTCCCAACCTGTTGAACTGAACCGTACTTCCCTGTATTTGGGGTTGTTGTTGGTGTTTGTGGTTGGGCTGTTGTTCTCTAGTTACTTCCTCAATTGA
- the psbF gene encoding cytochrome b559 subunit beta, translating into MAVNSDEPVFYPVFTVRWLAVHTLAIPTVFFLGAIAAMQFIQR; encoded by the coding sequence ATGGCAGTTAACTCTGACGAACCCGTCTTTTACCCTGTGTTCACCGTCCGCTGGCTGGCGGTGCATACCCTGGCCATCCCAACGGTTTTCTTCTTGGGAGCCATTGCTGCGATGCAGTTTATTCAACGGTGA
- the psbE gene encoding cytochrome b559 subunit alpha, whose product MSGSTGERPFADIITSVRYWVIHTLTIPALFLAGWLFVSTGLAYDVFGTPRPNEYFTAERQELPIVSDRFQALDQLEKLGQ is encoded by the coding sequence ATGTCTGGCAGCACCGGAGAGCGGCCTTTTGCCGACATTATCACCAGTGTCCGCTACTGGGTTATCCACACTCTCACTATTCCTGCTTTGTTTTTGGCGGGCTGGCTTTTTGTGAGTACCGGCTTGGCCTATGATGTTTTCGGCACTCCCCGCCCCAATGAGTATTTCACGGCAGAGCGGCAAGAGTTGCCGATTGTGAGCGACCGTTTTCAGGCTCTAGATCAGCTGGAGAAGCTAGGTCAGTAG